One Panicum virgatum strain AP13 chromosome 9K, P.virgatum_v5, whole genome shotgun sequence genomic region harbors:
- the LOC120652185 gene encoding uncharacterized WD repeat-containing protein C2A9.03-like isoform X2: protein MLRNLLWATSKHDVYLVQNYSVMHWSPLHQRGTEVLNVAGQLTPTENVKGARRLSRVQISTMALKDNLMVAGGFQGELICKYVDKPGVAFCTNLTGNNNSITNAVDIYQAPNGATRVTAANNDCVVRTFDAERYSLLTQFTFPWSVNNTSVSPDDKLMAVLGDSADCLIADSQSGREVATLRGHLDYSFASAWHPDGRVLATGNQDATCRLWDARNLSGPLAVLPGRIGAVRGLRFSPDGRFLAAAEAADFVHVYDAAAGYAEQEVDLFGEVAGAAFSPDGEALFVSVADRTYGGVLEFRRRRSYGYLDSCFF, encoded by the exons ATG CTGAGGAACCTCCTGTGGGCTACTTCGAAGCACGACGTGTACCTGGTGCAGAACTACTCCGTGATGCACTGGTCTCCCCTGCACCAGAGAGGAACAGAAGTGCTCAATGTGGCCGGACAATTGACTCCAACAGAG AATGTCAAAGGGGCTAGGCGACTGTCGAGGGTTCAGATCAGcaccatggcgctgaaggacaaCCTCATGGTGGCCGGTGGCTTCCAGGGAGAACTCATCTGCAAG TATGTTGATAAACCTGGAGTGGCGTTCTGCACGAACCTGACCGGCAACAACAACTCCATCACGAACGCCGTGGACATCTACCAGGCGCCAAA CGGCGCCACCCGAGTGACGGCCGCTAACAACGACTGCGTCGTCAGGACGTTCGACGCCGAGAGATACAGCCTCCTCACCCAGTTCACCTTCCCGTGGTCCGTCAAT AACACGTCGGTGAGCCCGGACGACAAGCTGATGGCCGTCCTGGGCGACAGCGCCGACTGCCTGATCGCCGACTCGCAGTCCGGCAGGGAGGTGGCGACCCTGCGCGGGCACCTGGACTACTCGTTCGCGTCGGCGTGGCACCCCGACGGGCGCGTCCTGGCCACGGGGAACCAGGACGCGACGTGCCGCCTCTGGGACGCCCGCAACCTGTCGGGGCCGCTCGCCGTGCTCCCGGGCCGGATCGGCGCCGTCCGGGGGCTCCGGTTCTCCCCCGACGGCCGGTTcctggccgcggcggaggcggccgactTCGTGCACGTGTACGACGCCGCGGCCGGGTACGCCGAGCAGGAGGTGGACCTGTTCGgggaggtggccggcgccgcGTTCAGCCCCGACGGGGAGGCCCTGTTCGTGAGCGTCGCCGACCGGACCTACGGCGGCGTGCTCGAGTTCCGGAGGCGGCGGTCCTACGGGTACCTCGACTCGTGCTTCTTCTGA
- the LOC120652185 gene encoding uncharacterized WD repeat-containing protein C2A9.03-like isoform X1, which yields MAHDLRDDLELVGGDYYFDDFDDGSQTGSGGASGLQHEQMDDTSALDYKEGKDIQGIPWERLNYSREQYRKMRLKEYKNYQNLTRSRRGLEQECKQVERKDTFFDFQSSTRAVKSTIVHFQLRNLLWATSKHDVYLVQNYSVMHWSPLHQRGTEVLNVAGQLTPTENVKGARRLSRVQISTMALKDNLMVAGGFQGELICKYVDKPGVAFCTNLTGNNNSITNAVDIYQAPNGATRVTAANNDCVVRTFDAERYSLLTQFTFPWSVNNTSVSPDDKLMAVLGDSADCLIADSQSGREVATLRGHLDYSFASAWHPDGRVLATGNQDATCRLWDARNLSGPLAVLPGRIGAVRGLRFSPDGRFLAAAEAADFVHVYDAAAGYAEQEVDLFGEVAGAAFSPDGEALFVSVADRTYGGVLEFRRRRSYGYLDSCFF from the exons ATGGCGCACGACTTGCGCGACGACCtggagctcgtcggcggcgactACTACTTCGACGACTTCGATGACGGGTCCCagaccggcagcggcggcgcttcCGGGCTGCAG CATGAGCAAATGGATGATACTTCAGCTTTGGATTATAAAGAAGGGAAAGACATCCAAGGGATACCCTGGGAAAGATTGAACTACAGTAGGGAACAGTACCGCAAGATGAGGCTGAAAGAATACAAGAACTATCAGAACCTCACTAGGTCACGCAGAGGACTAGAGCAG GAATGCAAACAAGTGGAGAGAAAGGATACTTTCTTTGATTTCCAGTCCAGTACAAGAGCTGTCAAATCGACGATAGTCCATTTCCAG CTGAGGAACCTCCTGTGGGCTACTTCGAAGCACGACGTGTACCTGGTGCAGAACTACTCCGTGATGCACTGGTCTCCCCTGCACCAGAGAGGAACAGAAGTGCTCAATGTGGCCGGACAATTGACTCCAACAGAG AATGTCAAAGGGGCTAGGCGACTGTCGAGGGTTCAGATCAGcaccatggcgctgaaggacaaCCTCATGGTGGCCGGTGGCTTCCAGGGAGAACTCATCTGCAAG TATGTTGATAAACCTGGAGTGGCGTTCTGCACGAACCTGACCGGCAACAACAACTCCATCACGAACGCCGTGGACATCTACCAGGCGCCAAA CGGCGCCACCCGAGTGACGGCCGCTAACAACGACTGCGTCGTCAGGACGTTCGACGCCGAGAGATACAGCCTCCTCACCCAGTTCACCTTCCCGTGGTCCGTCAAT AACACGTCGGTGAGCCCGGACGACAAGCTGATGGCCGTCCTGGGCGACAGCGCCGACTGCCTGATCGCCGACTCGCAGTCCGGCAGGGAGGTGGCGACCCTGCGCGGGCACCTGGACTACTCGTTCGCGTCGGCGTGGCACCCCGACGGGCGCGTCCTGGCCACGGGGAACCAGGACGCGACGTGCCGCCTCTGGGACGCCCGCAACCTGTCGGGGCCGCTCGCCGTGCTCCCGGGCCGGATCGGCGCCGTCCGGGGGCTCCGGTTCTCCCCCGACGGCCGGTTcctggccgcggcggaggcggccgactTCGTGCACGTGTACGACGCCGCGGCCGGGTACGCCGAGCAGGAGGTGGACCTGTTCGgggaggtggccggcgccgcGTTCAGCCCCGACGGGGAGGCCCTGTTCGTGAGCGTCGCCGACCGGACCTACGGCGGCGTGCTCGAGTTCCGGAGGCGGCGGTCCTACGGGTACCTCGACTCGTGCTTCTTCTGA